Proteins from a genomic interval of Gossypium hirsutum isolate 1008001.06 chromosome A09, Gossypium_hirsutum_v2.1, whole genome shotgun sequence:
- the LOC107944449 gene encoding uncharacterized protein: protein MQVQPPLLEKETTMLFINTLKAPFITHMIGSTTKSFADIVMAGEMIENAIRGGRIEGEVAKRSAPRRKDNEVNNTSDFNSKAVTVSQPKVATVGQQGSQKQESNTRHERMQFTPIPVTYRELHQNLYDAHAIAPFHLKPLQPPYPKWYDANARCEYHLEYRGTQSRINTSSTENPLPNHDNQGINAIGKVGEIREKENVGEIRMPMRVIREEMMKRGMLTSKNAWDYGEFREDCEEFKALVQGFIDNKELQVYEGSSSEKQVCVLENEQQRTSRPMIIISLPGNNEMGTPAAPKVIIHTPTPFPYKDSKKVPWSYDCSVTVPGEGNIASASKDVRDEGSHTRSGRRYDMGDVRVEPTKPKNVEIKKKSEVPVNEPVGEEEAKKFLRFLKHSEYSVVEQLRKQPARISVLALLLSSEMHREALLKVLNETYVTYDISVKKLDRLINNINADNFIYFNDDEIPPGGIGSTKALHITTRCKGYTLPSVLVDNGSALNVLPLSTLNRLPIDSSHMKTCHNVVRAFDGTERKVIGRIDIPLEIGPNTYEVDFLLVTDGRLITINAEEDIIASVTSKAPYVETNEEAIECSFRSLEIVKPPSFRREARCRFPKYLEQQGWPCK, encoded by the exons ATGCAGGTCCAACCACCACTGTTGGAGAAGGAGACCactatgttatttattaatactcTGAAAGCCCCATTTATTACTCATATGATTGGAAGCACTACTAAAAGTTTTGCGGACATAGTTATGGCAGGAGAGATGATAGAGAATGCCATAAGAGGGGGAAGAATTGAGGGGGAAGTAGCCAAAAGATCAGCCCCAAGAAGAAAAGACAACGAGGTAAACAATACAAGTGATTTCAATTCAAAAGCAGTCACAGTTAGCCAACCCAAAGTAGCCACAGTTGGGCAACAAGGCTCTCAAAAGCAGGAATCCAACACTAGGCATGAGAGGATGCAATTTACACCCATACCTGTGACGTATAGAGAGCTCCATCAAAATCTATATGATGCACATGCTATAGCCCCTTTTCATTTAAAACCATTACAACCTCCgtatcctaaatggtatgatgcaaatgccagATGTGAGTATCATCTGGAATATCGGGGCACTCAATCAAGAATT aatacCTCAAGTACGGAGAATCCTTTACCAAACCATGACAATCAGGGAATAAATGCCATTGGTAAAGTCGGTGAAATAAGGGAAAAGGAAAATGTTGGGGAGATAAGGATGCCTATGAGGGTAATCAGGGAGGAGATGATGAAGAGAGGTATGTTGACTTCTAAAAATGCGTGGGACTACGGTGAGTTCCGTGAAGATTGCGAGGAATTCAAGGCCTTGGTGCAAGGCTTTATAGACAATAAAGAGCTACAGGTTTATGAAGGTAGCTCTAGTGAAAAGCAAGTATGTGTGCTGGAAAATGAACAGCAAAGAACCAGTAGACCAATGATTATTATCTCCCTGCCAGGGAATAATGAAATGGGGACACCAGCAGCGCCTAAGGTTATTATCCATACACctactcctttcccttacaaggatagcaagaaAGTACCATGGAGTTATGACTGTAGCGTGACGGTGCCAGGAGAAGGAAACATAGCCAGTGCATCTAAAGATGTACGAGATGAAGGTTCCCATACGCGGAGTGGGAGGCGTTATGATATGGGGGACGTCAGAGTAGAGCCCACAAAACCCAAGAATGttgaaattaagaaaaagagtGAAGTACCTGTTAACGAGCCCGTAGGTGAGGAGGAGGCTAAGAAATTTCTAAGGTTCCTTAAGCATAGTGAGTACagtgtggtcgagcagttgcgtaaACAACCAGCACGCATATCGGTTTTAGCCTTACTACTAAGCTCTGAAATGCATCGAGAAGCGTTGTTAAAAGTACTCAATGAGACATATGTCACTTATGATATATCTgtcaaaaagttggaccggtTGATAAATAACATTAATGCCGATAATTTCATctactttaatgatgatgaaattccacctgggggcatagggtcaactAAGGCTTTGCACATCACCACTCGTTGCAAAGGATACACGCTTCCAAGTGTACTCGTTGATAATGGGTCCGCTTTGAACGTCCTTCCATTATCTACATTGAATAGATTGCCCAtcgacagttcgcacatgaagacgtgtcataatgtggtaagagcctttgacGGAACTGAAAGGAAAGTAATAGGGCGGATTGACATCCCTCTAGAAATTGGACCAAATACATACGAAGTTGACTTCctg ttGGTGACAGACGGACGCTTGATAACCATCAATGCAGAAGAGGACATCATAGCATCTGTTACCAGTAAAGCCCCTTATGTGGAGACAAATGAGGAGGCTATCGAGTGTTCTTTTCGTTCCTTGGAAATTGTTAAGCCACCTTCATTTCGGAGGGAAGCGAGGTGCCGCTTCCCAAAATATCTAGAGCAACAAGGATGGCCTTGCAAATAA
- the LOC107944450 gene encoding uncharacterized protein, which yields MVFPRALGYVDEATTDLFHRLNKRVTSVPAILAETFRSLGTCRKAGAGRFVGCAQLLLAWFYCHFRLIDKVVCRVFFEDYSPLKDIVASTRKVDVPEENWMALLQNLQPKDVEWRAPWMISGEILYRCGSFDWVPLLGIWGAIGYAPLLVLRQFGFRQFVPATHGLIQSEFAYRGADYKKKVGEISSAWNKTCRFKGVVIGPATTPEYVEWRGRRINDNILEPNTEEARPMEEYLQVMPSELEIMKQEFERKNLELEKRIAKLEEEKMYLSLDIDVQKMEVEKERKEKRKIEEDRDDLKEHYKRHRYP from the coding sequence ATGGTGttccctagggctttgggatatgtggatgaggCAACCACAGATCTTTTCCATAGACTCAATAAGAGGGTCACTTCTGTCCCTGCAATTTTGGCAGAGACATTCAGGTCCTTAGGTACATGTAGAAAAGCTGGTGCAGGCAGGTTTGTTGGTTGTGCACAATTGCTTCTAGCTTGGTTCTATTGTCATTTTCGGTTGATAGATAAGGTTGTTTGTCGGGTTTTCTTCGAGGATTACTCACCGCTGAAGGATATAGTTGCTTCAACTAGGAAAGTTGATGTTCCAGAGGAGAATTGGATGGCACTACTGCAAAATCTTCAGCCGaaagatgttgagtggagagctccgtgGATGATTTCTGGTGAGATTCTTTACCGTTGCGGCAGTTTCGATTGGGTCCCTttattgggaatttggggtgccattggttatgcccccTTGCTCGTGTTAAGGCAATTCGGTTTTAGACAGTTCGTGCCAGCAACTCATGGGCTAATTCAAAGTGAGTTCGCATATAGAGGAGCAGATTACAAGAAAAAGGTCGGTGAGATCTCTAGCGCTTGGAACAAGACGTGTCGGTTCAAAGGAGTAGTTATTGGCCCTGCTACGACTCCAGAATATGTTGAATGGAGAGGTAGAAGGATCAATGATAATATTCTTGAGCCAAATACGGAAGAAGCTCGACCAATGGAGGAATATCTGCAAGTGATGCCCtcagagttagaaattatgaagcaagaaTTTGAGAGGAAAAATTTGGAGCTCGAGAAAAGGATAGCaaagcttgaagaagaaaagatgtacttgagtttAGATATTGATGTCCAGAAGATGGaggttgaaaaagaaagaaaggaaaagaggaaGATTGAAGAGGATAGAGACGACTTGAAGGAACACTACAAAAGGCACAGGTATCCTTGA